ACGCGTTCATATCGGCGAGCGGTTCGAACAGGCGCGGATGAAACTCCACGCCCAAACCCGTCTCCGGCGTCGCATTCGGATCGAAGCCGATGAAGCGGCCTGCGGGACGCGACTGCGCGAGTCCGCGCACGAAATGCCCTTCGCCGCAGCCGATTTCGACGACGTTCGGCGCATCGGGCAAACGCGACAGCACGAGGTCGCGCGTCTGCGCGAGATGCCCTTTCCAGATGCTGCCGTTGTTGAACATCCGGTTCGGATTGCTTTGATACGGAATCGCGTCGTACTCGAAGCGGTGATTCCACACGTGCGTGCACGACGGGCACTGCACGAAATCCTGCGCGTGACGCGGCAGCGCCTGCGCGGCGTGCGCGGAATCGGGCCACGCGAGCGTCGCCAGCGTCTGTTCGCCCGCCGGGAAAAAGCGCGCGGCAACCGTGTTCGAGCAAACGGGACAAACCGCTTCGATCAGATCGCAAGTCATTGCTTCACTACCTTTTTGAAGTACGCGATGGTCTCCTTGAGACCGTCTTCGAGCGTCACGCCCGGCTGCCAGTCGAGATGCTCGCGGGCTTTCGTGATATCGGGACGACGCTGCACAGGATCATCCGACGGCAGCGGCCGGTACTCGATGCGCGAGCGCGAACCTGTCAGACGCAGCACCGTTTCCGCGAGCTCGCGGATCGTGATTTCGCTCGGATTGCCGATGTTGAACGGCCCCGGCTCGCCTTCGTGATCCATCAGGCGCAGCAGCCCGTCGACGAGATCGTCGACATAGCAGAACGAGCGCGTCTGAGAGCCGTCGCCGTATAGCGTGATCGGCTCGCCTTGCAGCGCCTGCATGATGAAGTTCGACACCACGCGGCCATCGTCGGGACGCATGCGCGGACCGTACGTATTGAAAATCCGCGCGATGCGAATGTCGACGCCATGCTGACGGTGATAATCGAAGAACAGCGTTTCTGCGCAGCGCTTGCCTTCGTCGTAGCAGGCACGCGGACCATTCGGATTGACGTTGCCCCAATACGTTTCGCGCTGCGGATGCTGCTGCGCGTCGCCGTAGACTTCGCTCGTCGATGCCTGCAGGATGCGCGCGCCGCAGCGCTTCGCGAGCCCGAGCATGTTGATCGCGCCGAGCACGGCCGTCTTCACCGTCGAGACAGGATCGCTCTGGTAATGCACGGGGCTCGCGGGGCACGCCATGTTGAACACGCGGTCCGCTTCCACATACAGCGGCAGCCACACGTCATGACGGATCACTTCGAAATTCACCTTGCCGATCAGGTGGTGAATCGTCTGCTTGCTGCCCGTGTGGAAGTTGTCCACGCACATCACGTCGTGACCGGCCGCGACCAGCCGGTCGCACAGATGCGAGCCGAGAAACCCTGCGCCGCCCGTGATCAGGACCGACTGTGCGTTCACTGCGCGGCCTCCACTGCTTGCGCCACGCGTTGTTCCCACATGCCGTGCAGCGCCGCTTCGAGATTGCGCGCGAAGCGAGCCGCATCGCACAGCGGCGAGTCGAGCAGTTGCGCGCGCAGACCGCCGCGCAGCGTCGACAGACGTTCGCTATCCGCTGCGAACGCGACGGCTTTTTCGACGTAGTCGGTATCGTCGGCGGCGATCCAGTCGGCGAGACCGGCCGCGTGGCAGATCGTTTCCGCGATATGCGTGACGAAGCGGTCGCCGTGGCGGGCCAGCACAGGCACGCCCATCCAGAACGCTTCCGCCGTCGTCGTGCCGCCGCCGTACGGGAACGGGCTCAGCATCATGTCGACGCGACGGTAGGCGGCGAGGTACTCACCGCGCGCCGAGCGGCCTTCGATGATCAGTCGCGACGCCGGAATGCCGCGCGTCGCAAAGCGGCGCAGGAACGCGTCGCGAACGTGCGCGTCGTCGAACTGGCCGGACTTGAGGAACAGCACGGAGCCTTGCACCTTTTGCAGCAGCGTCGACCACACGCCGACGACGTGATCCGTGATCTTCGTCACGTTGCCGAAATAGCCGAACGTGACGTGACCGTTCGCGAGCATCGGCAGCGCGCCCGTTTCGACGTGATCCGTCGGCGGTGTGAAGCACAGATAGCTGTCGGGCAAACGCCACGGCTTTTCGACGAAGTGCGCTTCTTCCGCTTCGGGCAGCACGTGTGCATCGCCGAGGATGTAATCGATCTCGCGCACGCCCGTGCTCGCGAAGTAGCCCGGCCACGTGACCTGCACGGGCGCCGGCTTCCATGCGAAGAGCGGCAGACGGTTATGCGTGCTATGACCCGACGCGTCGATCAGGACATCGATCGCGTCGTTGCGGATGCGCTGCGCGGCGGCTTCGTCGCTGACACCGGCGAGGCTCGTCCACGCCGAGAACGACGGCTTGATGCGTGCCGTCAGTTCGTCTTCGACATCGCGCGTCGGATACGCAACCAGTTGCACGCGCGACGCATCCAGATTCGCCAGCACGCTTTCGATGAAGTATCCGACCGGATGCTTCTTCAGATCGCCGGACACGATGCCCACGCGCAGCGGACGGCCTTCGCGCGTGCCCGCATCGACGAGCCACGTATCGAACGGCGTGGCGCGTGCGGCCATTTCATCGCCGAATTTCAGCGCTTCTTCCAGATACGTTTGCGGCGTCGTCTGCTGCTGATAGTTCAGCGCGAACAGCAGATTGCTGCGCGGCTCCGCGAAATCGGGACGCAGCGCGATCGCGTTGCGCCATGCTTCGATCGCGGCTTCGAGCTCATCGAGCTCCATCAGCGTGTTCGCGAGATTGTTGTATGCGCGCGCGTGATCCGGCTTCAGGTTGATCGCCTGACAGAACGACTGCACGGCCGCGTGATGATCCTTCAGCGCGCGCAGCGCATTGCCCAGGTTGTTGTGCGCGTCGACGTAATCCGGCTGCAGCGTGAGCGCCTGGCGAAAACACTCGGCTGCAGCGGCAGGCCGGTTGTACGCCTGCATCACGTTGCCGAGGTTGTAGTAATAGAACGCGTTCGGCGTGCGCGTGATGGCCGCCATGATCAGATCGCACGCCGTCTGGTACTGGCCGAACTCGTACGCGATCAGGCCGAGCAGATGCATCGCATCCGCGTGATTCGGGTCGATCGCAAGAATCTGGCGATACAGCGTTTCCGCTTCATCGAAGCGCTCGGCTTCGTGATGCTCGACGGCCGCTTGCAGCATCGACGCGACGCGCTCCTGCGCGGCTGCGTCGGGCGCTGCTTGTGCCGGCGCCGCGCCGAAGTTGGCGGGCGTCGGAATGCGCTGCCACGAGCCGTTGTGGTTCTGATTGAAGTCTGTCATGCGAAATTGCGCTCCGCGGCGTGGCGGGCGTCCCCTGATGAATGTCGATCCGGTTGGGCGGGATGCCCGTCGTTGACTTGATGGCATGCGACGTGGCGCGCCCACATGCCGTGAAATGCGTCTTCGAGATGGCGCGCGAAACGCGGCGCGTCGCACAGCGGCGAAGCCAGCAGGCGTTCGCGCAACGTGCTTCTGAGCGCCGCCAGTTCGTCGCGCTGTGCGCTGAAACTGACGGCCTTGGCGATGTAGTCCGCGTCGTCGCTTGCGATCCAGTCGGGCAGACCCGCCGTATTCACGATGCTTTCGCCGACGTGCGACAGAAAGCGCTCGCCGCGACGCGTGAGCACGGGCACGCCCATCCACAACGCTTCGACGCTCGTCGTGCCGCCCGCGTACGGGAACGGATCGAGCGCGATGTCAACGCGGTTATAAGCCGCGAGCAGTTCGGCGCGCGGCGACTGGCCTTCGAGAATCAAACGCTTCGCGTCGATGCCGTGCGCAGCAAAGCGATCGAGCGTGGCCTGCTGCACGGTGGGATCGTCGAGTTGCCGGGTTTTGAGCAAGAGACGCGAACCGGGCACGGCGTCGAGCACGCGCGCCCACAGTGCGACGACGGCATCGTTGAGCTTCACCAGATGGTTGAAGCAGCCGAACGTGATCGCGCCATTCGCGATCGCGTTCGCAGGCAGCGGGCCGACCGCGATATCGAACGGCGGCGGCGTGAAGCACAGATAGCTGTCGGGCAGGTGCCACGGCGCTTCGAGGAATTGCGACGCTTCGTCGAGCGGCAGCACGTGACGATCCGCGATCACGTAATCGATCGATGCAAGGCCCGTCGTCGCGAAGTAGCCGAGCCATGTCGCCTGCACGGGCGCGGGCTTCCACGCGAACACGGGCAAGCGGTTGTGATTCGTGTGACCGGACAGGTCGACGAGGATATCGATCGCGTCGTCGCGGATACGGCGCGCGCAGATTGCGTCGTCCAGGCGCGAGACGTCGTGCCACGCGCTGAACTGCGGCAGCAACCGTTGCGATACGGCGTCGTCGCGATTGCGCGTCGCGTAGGCGACGAGTTCGATGCGCGCGCGGTCCAGATGGCCGAGCACGCTTTCGAGGAAAAAGCCGACGGGATGCGAGTTCAGATCGCCCGACACGAAGCCGACGCGCAGACGCTTGCCCGCTTCGCTCGCGCTTGCTGCATGCTCGAAGCGCTGCGCTTTCGCCGTTTGCCGCTCGCCGAACTTGCGCGCTTCATCGAACTGCTCGTTCAGGCTCACGTCCGGCCGCGTGTTGAGCAGCAGCAGCAGATTGCTGTGCGCCTGCGCGAAGCCGGGATCGAGCGCGACGGCCTGCTTGTAGCTCGCCGTGGCCTGATCGAGCTGGCCCTGATCGCGCAACACGTTGCCGAGATTGTTGTGCAGCGACGCGCGGTGCGGTTCGAGTGCGAGCGCGCGCTGATACGACTCGGCGGCGCTTGCCGCGCGGCCGTATTTTTCCAGGATGTTGCCGACGTTGTTGTGCGCGTTCGCGTCGTTCGGGTTCAGCGCGAGCGCCTTGATGTAGCTGTCGAGCGCCTCTTCGTCGCTGCCGAAATCGAGCAGCGCGTTGCCGAGGTTGATCCACGCTTGCGCATGCGCTGGATTGAGGCGGACTGCCTGCTTGCAGCAGCGGATCGCACCCAGCGAGTCGCCCGTTTCACGCAACACGTAGCCGAGGTTGCTGAGCGCGTCCGCATAGTCGGGCGCGAGCGACAGCGCCGCTCGATAGGCGGCAATCGCACCCTGCTGGTCGCGCGCGCGGCCCCGCATGTTGCCGAGATTGTTCAGATAGATCGCGTTCGGATGCAACTGGATCGACTTCTCGATCAGTTCGAGGCCCGCTGGCAGATTGCCGACATCGCAGGCGAGCACGCCGAGAAAATGCAGCGCATCGGCGTGCGTTTCGTCGTGCTGGAGAATCTGCTTGTACAGATCGGCGGCTTCGGCCGTGCGGCCCGCCTGATGATGCGCGAAAGCGGCCTGCAATGCGGCGGCGGCATCGAAAGCGGGAAGCGGTGCGTGCGACGTCCCGTCCATTGGGACGTCGCCGTGCGTCTTCGATTCGTGATCGGCTGGCGCTTGCATCGTTGGTTCTGACGTGACGCGGATAACGGCGCGCTTACACGCCCATGTACTTCTGCATGTAGCGCTCGTAGCCGCCGCGCCACGAGGGGCTGCCGAACGAGCCGCCGCTTTCGTGGACGACGCTCATCGGCCACGTTCCCATACGCAGCCCGCGCGACTCGGCCTGGCGGCAGAAATCGAGGTCGTAGAAATGGAACTCGAAGCGTTCGTCGAACGTAAGGCCGCTTTCGATCAGCCGCTGGCTATCCGCGGCGAGCAGCAGGCCGTCGAGCAGTTTGCATTCGCGCCCGGGCGGGCCGTAGATCGACATGTTCGAGCACGGAAAGCCGTCGCCATGACCGACGACGCCGCTCAGATACTGCGGATCGTCGCGCGTGAACGTCGCGTCCTTGAAGAACCACGACGGCTGGCCCGGCAGGCGGCGCGTATTGCCCGCCAGCCCGACGATGTCGAATTGCGTCACGGCGTCGCGGATGCGGTCCATCCAGTAGAAGTCGCACAGATGCAGGTCGTCGTGCAGGAACACGAGGATCGCCGGATCGTTGCGGGATTGTTCGATCGCGTAGTTGTAGATCGACGAAAGACCGGCCCGGTTGTTGTCGAACAGCATCAACTGCGGCGGCGTCGCGTGGCGAAACAGCGAGAGCGAGCGGCCGAGTGCCGTCTTCTGTGAGAAGTCGTCGTAAGAGGCGCGCGTGCCGCAAACCAGGCGAATGGGCTTCATAAACAGGTGGTCCAGAAAAAGACGATGAGTCCAGGCGTCATCGGGTTGCGCCGGCACGGTACCGGCTATCAACGCGCACTCGTGCTTCGCCACGCAGCATCGCCACGAAGAAGAACTGCGCATTACCGACACATGAATCTTGACGTCTATTCTGATTGCCGCCCGTCGCACCTGATCGGTGGATAAGGACGCGAAAACGGTCGCTATTCCCCGCACTGTGGCGCGCGCCGGACCGTGCGCCACCTGCATGCGTTGACGCCGAACGGTGCGAAATACCCGCTAAATGCTGGTCTGTTTCCCGGATTAAAGCGCGGCGATCGGCGTTAGTCTCGACGCATTGCTGAAAGCTGCGTCCATCCGCGCCCGCCTGCACGCCGTTCGACGGCCTGCCGCCGGCCCAGCCCGCGACGCCCACCACCAGACTGAATACGGAGAGTTCGTTTTAATGGCAACGGTCAGTATCCTGATTCCTGCGTACAAGCCGCAGTACCTCGCGCGGGCGATCATAAGCGCGCGGAATCAGACGTTCACGGACATCGAGATTCTCGTGGGCGACGACACGCCCGATGGCAAGCTCGAGGGAATCGTCAAAAGCATGGACGATCCGCGCGTCCAGTACTTCCATCACGGCTTCCAGAAGGGCACGCGCAACATTCTCGCGCTGTGGGAGCGCGCGCAAGGCAAATACATCAAGTTCCTCTTCGATGACGACGCGCTTTTGCCGACGTCGGTCGAAGCGCTGGTCGCCGCGCTGCAGGCCAACCCGGATTCGGTGCTGGCCTTTCACGAGCGCGTGTATGTCGATGCCGACGACAAGGTCACGTCCGCGCCGCCGCGTCTTCTCGACGACGGCAAGACGGCCCGCGTCGATCGCGCGTTCCTCGTGCAGAACATGGTCGGCCTGCTGAACAACTTCGTCGGCGAGCCGAGCAACGTGATGCTCGATCGCGAGCGGTTCGATCCGGCGCAGCTCTTTCATTACCGGTCGCAGCGGCTCGACTTCCTGGGCGATGTCGCGACCTATCTGAACGCGTCCGAGCAGGCGCCGATCGTTGCCGTCGGCGGATACCTGAGTGCATTCAGGCGGCACGCGGACCAGGCATCGAATCAGTTCAGCCCGCACATCAGCGCAGGCCTGTACGAATGGGAATTGCTGGCGCGCAGCGAAGCCGCCGCCGGAAACCTGAGCGGCGTCGCGCTTGAAGGCGTGAAGCGTCAACTGGCGCAGCTTTACGCGATGTGGGCCATCCGGTTGCCGGAGATCGCGCGCCTCGCCGCCAATCTCGACGAACTGATCCAGCGCGATCCGAGCGAGCTGCTCGATTCGAGCCAGTTCCAGACCGATCTCGCGCATGCGCGACAGGCCCTCGGTGCGCGGATCGCCGCACGCCGCAAGGCCGCCGCGGCCCCGTCAGCAGAGAAATTCTGCGCCGTCTGCGAGACCCCGGTAAGCAGCTGGATTCCGCATCCCGACGTCAACGGCAACCGCGAATTCATGCAGCAGATGGGTGCGGTCGGCTCGACGCTCGAGAACCATCTGTGCCCGAACTGCAATTGCAACGATCGCGAGCGGCACCTGTGGCTTTACTTCGGCCGCACCCGGATTCTCAACGACATCGGCCAGAAACGCATCCTGCACATCGCGCCCGAGGCGGGTATTGAGCAACGCCTGCGCGCGCTTGCGCCGCTGGAGTACGTCGCCGGCGATCTCTCTCCGAAAAAGCCCGATCACCGCGCGATCAACGTGGAGCGGATCGGTTTTCCCGACGGCTATTTCGATCTGATCATCTGCAATCACGTGCTGGAACACGTCGACAGCCCGGACAAGGCGCTCGCCGAATTCGCCCGATGCCTCGCCCCCGGTGGGCATCTGGTTGCGCAAACGCCTTATTCGCCGCTGATCAAGCATACGTTCGAACTCACCCTTCCGCCGTCGCAGCCTTTTGCAACGCATTACTTTGGGCAGAACGACCATGTGCGGCTGTTCGGCACCGATCTTCCGGGCCGCATTCGCGCCGCAGGATTGGACGGCGACCTGTATCCGCACACGACCGTGCTCGGCGATATCGACCCAGCCGCGTGTGGCTGCAACGAGCGCGAGCCGTTCTTCCTGTTCGCAAAGGGACAGGCGCCCGTGTTCGTGAACTGAAG
This genomic interval from Paraburkholderia sabiae contains the following:
- a CDS encoding UDP-glucuronic acid decarboxylase family protein, producing MNAQSVLITGGAGFLGSHLCDRLVAAGHDVMCVDNFHTGSKQTIHHLIGKVNFEVIRHDVWLPLYVEADRVFNMACPASPVHYQSDPVSTVKTAVLGAINMLGLAKRCGARILQASTSEVYGDAQQHPQRETYWGNVNPNGPRACYDEGKRCAETLFFDYHRQHGVDIRIARIFNTYGPRMRPDDGRVVSNFIMQALQGEPITLYGDGSQTRSFCYVDDLVDGLLRLMDHEGEPGPFNIGNPSEITIRELAETVLRLTGSRSRIEYRPLPSDDPVQRRPDITKAREHLDWQPGVTLEDGLKETIAYFKKVVKQ
- a CDS encoding O-linked N-acetylglucosamine transferase, SPINDLY family protein; the protein is MTDFNQNHNGSWQRIPTPANFGAAPAQAAPDAAAQERVASMLQAAVEHHEAERFDEAETLYRQILAIDPNHADAMHLLGLIAYEFGQYQTACDLIMAAITRTPNAFYYYNLGNVMQAYNRPAAAAECFRQALTLQPDYVDAHNNLGNALRALKDHHAAVQSFCQAINLKPDHARAYNNLANTLMELDELEAAIEAWRNAIALRPDFAEPRSNLLFALNYQQQTTPQTYLEEALKFGDEMAARATPFDTWLVDAGTREGRPLRVGIVSGDLKKHPVGYFIESVLANLDASRVQLVAYPTRDVEDELTARIKPSFSAWTSLAGVSDEAAAQRIRNDAIDVLIDASGHSTHNRLPLFAWKPAPVQVTWPGYFASTGVREIDYILGDAHVLPEAEEAHFVEKPWRLPDSYLCFTPPTDHVETGALPMLANGHVTFGYFGNVTKITDHVVGVWSTLLQKVQGSVLFLKSGQFDDAHVRDAFLRRFATRGIPASRLIIEGRSARGEYLAAYRRVDMMLSPFPYGGGTTTAEAFWMGVPVLARHGDRFVTHIAETICHAAGLADWIAADDTDYVEKAVAFAADSERLSTLRGGLRAQLLDSPLCDAARFARNLEAALHGMWEQRVAQAVEAAQ
- a CDS encoding O-linked N-acetylglucosamine transferase, SPINDLY family protein, giving the protein MQAPADHESKTHGDVPMDGTSHAPLPAFDAAAALQAAFAHHQAGRTAEAADLYKQILQHDETHADALHFLGVLACDVGNLPAGLELIEKSIQLHPNAIYLNNLGNMRGRARDQQGAIAAYRAALSLAPDYADALSNLGYVLRETGDSLGAIRCCKQAVRLNPAHAQAWINLGNALLDFGSDEEALDSYIKALALNPNDANAHNNVGNILEKYGRAASAAESYQRALALEPHRASLHNNLGNVLRDQGQLDQATASYKQAVALDPGFAQAHSNLLLLLNTRPDVSLNEQFDEARKFGERQTAKAQRFEHAASASEAGKRLRVGFVSGDLNSHPVGFFLESVLGHLDRARIELVAYATRNRDDAVSQRLLPQFSAWHDVSRLDDAICARRIRDDAIDILVDLSGHTNHNRLPVFAWKPAPVQATWLGYFATTGLASIDYVIADRHVLPLDEASQFLEAPWHLPDSYLCFTPPPFDIAVGPLPANAIANGAITFGCFNHLVKLNDAVVALWARVLDAVPGSRLLLKTRQLDDPTVQQATLDRFAAHGIDAKRLILEGQSPRAELLAAYNRVDIALDPFPYAGGTTSVEALWMGVPVLTRRGERFLSHVGESIVNTAGLPDWIASDDADYIAKAVSFSAQRDELAALRSTLRERLLASPLCDAPRFARHLEDAFHGMWARHVACHQVNDGHPAQPDRHSSGDARHAAERNFA
- a CDS encoding glycosyltransferase family 2 protein, whose protein sequence is MKPIRLVCGTRASYDDFSQKTALGRSLSLFRHATPPQLMLFDNNRAGLSSIYNYAIEQSRNDPAILVFLHDDLHLCDFYWMDRIRDAVTQFDIVGLAGNTRRLPGQPSWFFKDATFTRDDPQYLSGVVGHGDGFPCSNMSIYGPPGRECKLLDGLLLAADSQRLIESGLTFDERFEFHFYDLDFCRQAESRGLRMGTWPMSVVHESGGSFGSPSWRGGYERYMQKYMGV
- a CDS encoding glycosyltransferase — protein: MATVSILIPAYKPQYLARAIISARNQTFTDIEILVGDDTPDGKLEGIVKSMDDPRVQYFHHGFQKGTRNILALWERAQGKYIKFLFDDDALLPTSVEALVAALQANPDSVLAFHERVYVDADDKVTSAPPRLLDDGKTARVDRAFLVQNMVGLLNNFVGEPSNVMLDRERFDPAQLFHYRSQRLDFLGDVATYLNASEQAPIVAVGGYLSAFRRHADQASNQFSPHISAGLYEWELLARSEAAAGNLSGVALEGVKRQLAQLYAMWAIRLPEIARLAANLDELIQRDPSELLDSSQFQTDLAHARQALGARIAARRKAAAAPSAEKFCAVCETPVSSWIPHPDVNGNREFMQQMGAVGSTLENHLCPNCNCNDRERHLWLYFGRTRILNDIGQKRILHIAPEAGIEQRLRALAPLEYVAGDLSPKKPDHRAINVERIGFPDGYFDLIICNHVLEHVDSPDKALAEFARCLAPGGHLVAQTPYSPLIKHTFELTLPPSQPFATHYFGQNDHVRLFGTDLPGRIRAAGLDGDLYPHTTVLGDIDPAACGCNEREPFFLFAKGQAPVFVN